The genomic stretch TTCGAACCTTCGACCCACGCCTTAAAAGGGCGTTGCTCTGCCAACTGAGCTACTGGCCCACTCGGAGGGGTGAATTCAGTATAGCAAATCATGTATTGAGGTCTTCGGATCGAAGGGATCATGGTTTGGTGAGTGCTTTCTTAACGTGTCGCATTCATTCAGATATCAGAGTTGTCGACGCTAATAGGGCGAATTGATATCGAGACCGCACCATTCCTTGCTGCGGCCTTGTTTTATTCCACCGTTCTTTATACCGTCGTACAGCTCATCAGCGGAAAAGTACTTCGAACTAAGAAGTTCAAGGAGCTTCCCATAAGGGTATTCGCGACAACGAGTATGCTTTTCATAGAAGCTTGTAAGCACGGTCGTGTAGATGCTCACGTCTAGACGTCCATGCTGGTCAAATTTCCTTTCTGAAAACAGTCTCGAGAATTCACCACGATGAGCAAGGCAACGAGTGGATGGCATGTCGGTGCTGTGATCACCATCTCCAAGGGTGTGTGATTTGCCGGTCTCAAATAGAGTGTCAGCTAGGTTGCATGATGTCAGGGTGCCTCCGAGCCATCCGTCGATAAAACCGTAGACATAGCTGTTGCGCTGTTCTGAAGTCCATCCAAGCCACTCATCTCCTCGCCCAACCTTAGATTCCCTATACTGTGCTGAAAAATTGCAGATGGCCAGGAATAGCGTTATGCCGACTAGACTGAGTGTGCGTGGGGTCATGGTGGGATTGTACGGCGATCTGATTAGGGTTGAAATGTCTGTTTGCCACAAGTGCTTGTTCGAAATCGCCCGCTAATAGCGTATTCACAGAACTAGCGTCTCCCCAACTAGAACCGTCTTTTAGGGATCCTCAGGTCGTTCTAGTCGAAATCAACCATACACATGTGAGCGGCGTCACTTCCTTCGTGTGCTTTCACGACGAACATGTCTCAACCTCGCGGCCTGATGTGGGCCGCACAAATTTCCACTAGTGGGTGAGTCATGAGATTGGCAGACACGATCGGGTCAGTTTTGGCGCAAAAGGGTTTCGGCGCATTTCAGACTACGCCGGAAGAGACCGTTTACGACGCCGTGAAGAAGATGGCCGAGCACCAGGTAGGAGGACTGGTGGTCACGTCAAAAGGGAAGTTGGTGGGGATGGTGACGGAACGCGACTACGCGCGCAAGGTCGCGCTGCTGGGCCGGCGTTCGCACGAGGTCCACGTGCGGGACATCATGGTGAGTCCGGCATGGTACGTTGGCCCGGATAACACCGTGGACGAATGCATGGCTCTGATGACGGAGAAACGAATCCGGCACCTGCCGGTACTGCAGAACGATACGATCATGGGCGTGGTATCGATCGGCGATCTGGTGAAGTGGATCATTTCGGCACAAGATGGCGCGATCCGGCATCTGGAGAACTACGTTTCGAGCAGCTATCCGGGGTAAGTCAGCCATCAGCAAGTGAATCAACGCCGCGGCCGATCCTAGGATGATCGCTATGCCTTAGTGTTCTTGAACGCTGCTGCGGGGCTAGTCCCAGAGGAACCTCTTTATAAAACGCTTTGCCATTGACCTTCCACAGGTTTGTTCATCATTATTCAACAAGAACGCGAGTACGACACCAATTGGAAGTTTGGCGGAGTGCTATGCGCAACATCATTCGCTGGTCCCTGACTACCGCAGTACGGGATGCAGATGTCTGGCATCTTTCCGATTCATTGACCTTCCAGCAAGCTTTGGCCGAAGCCCAGCGGGAAAACTTCCCGTATCTTGTGCAGCGGCGGCTTTTAGTTACGCGCGACGGAAGAGTTGCGCGGATTTCACGGAAGTCGATACTGCGCGTGCCGGGCGTGCCATTGCGTGCGCCTTTGAATTACCGCTGGCATGCGGAGTGCCTGCGGTGCGAGTGCCGAGCGCAGTTCCAGAGCCAGATGGACGCGGAGTGGTGGCGAGACATCCACGAGTTCGAGAACTACTCGGACGGACACCTGGTGCGGGTTTTGCTGGAAACGGACAAGTCGCTGATCGACATGGCCGACGTTGCGGACGTGGAGATCGTGAATCGGAAGAGATAGGCTAATCGCAGCCGGCAGGCTGTTCGATTGGCTCCAAGAGGATTTTCTTGTGCTCTTCGCGGTAAAGGATAGTGAAGAGCGCCACGTCGTAAACGGCGTGGATCAGGATAGGGCCGAGCAGGCTTCCGCTCAGCACATACACGATGTGGAAGAGGATGGCGAGGGCTCCCACGCCGATCGCACCGCGCAACCCTTGCGGCAGGTGCGCCAGTACGAATAGCACAACACAAAGAACGAGAGAAGGCCCGTAGCCGATCCACCGCGCAAGCAGTTCGTAGAGGACGGCGCGGTAGGCAATCTCTTCCGCAATGCCGGCGCTGATGCCGCCTACCACTGACCATCCGTATTCTGATGGCGTCGCCGGAGCGTACAGAAGACGGACACGCTCACGTAATTCGGGCGCTGGATTTCGGCGGCGTCCCCGGACGATTCCCGCAATCAGTCCGATGAGGATGGAGACGGCGAGTAGAAGTCCGATGAAGTCGGGATGGAATGAGATCCCGATGGACTGAACGGAAGCGGCCTCGAGCGAGATGAGTGCGGTCACGACGAGCAGGGCAACGGAGATCTGGAAGCGCTCGGTCTTTGGTCCCAGAGTTCGGCCAGCCTTGAGCCTGCGGTAGGAGGTCCACGCCATAAAAGGCATGAACACGACGACCCAGTAAAGGAAAAGTATGGTGGCCGAAGACTCTCGCATCGACAGCAGTGTAAGGTGCGTCGAAACTGTCGAAAAGGTTACTTACGTACGTTCATGGCCACGTGCGTTGGTGACCGCTCGTTGATGGCGCGCATGTATTCCGTGACGGTCACGAAACGGTATCCGCGTGCCTTTAACGCCTTGAGCAGTTCGGGCATGGCCGCCGTGGTGGAAGTAAGCTCGTGGAATGCAAGGATGTGCGTGAACACACCTTTCTTCTCACGGGCGTCGATCTGGCGGAGAACAGACTGGGACAGCGAGGGCGTTGGGCAGTTTTTCGGGTTGCGTCCGGCGCAAAGATAGTCGAGCGAGTTGACGTCCCGCAAAGGAAGCGGATTCAGGTTGGAGATGGTAAGGACCTTGTATCCGCGGCTTTCGAGTTCGCGGCGGGCATCGTCGGGGAGGATCCAGTCGGGCGGACGGATGTAACGAGAGGGCGATCCGGTGACGCTCTGGATGACCTTGGAACCCTGCTCGACGTCGGACACGACCCAGCTCAGTCCTTTTTTTCGTTCGGCGGAACGAAGCTCCACGTGGCTATAGGTGTGATCCTCGAGCTGGTGTCCGCGCTTGAGCATCTCCCGGGCGGCATCGATACAGGTAATGCCGATGTTGGTTTCATAACGTCGGTCGCCCCAGGTCTTGGGGGTCAGACGCCATCCCATTACGAAGAATGTGGCTTTCACTTTGTGCTGATCGAGGACATCGAGCAGTCCCGGCGCGGACGGAGTTTTCGTCCCAAAGAGGACGTAGGGGCGGGGACCGTCGTCGAACGTGAGCGCGATCAGTTTGTCAGAAGAAAAAACAGGAATGCTCAGAAGGAGAAGCAAGCAGAGAACAGCAAATCGGCGGCCCATATGATGTAAGCAGAGTTCCTGGATTCATCATATGCAGAAAACGCGTCCGAACAAGATCGGACGCGTTACGAAGGTATCAGCAAGGTCAATGCCTGCCGCTTACTTCTGCTGCGGAGTAGGCGTGGTCGGGTTCGGCGAAGGCTGATTCGTCGGAGCCGTCTGCTGCTGCGTGGTGCCTTTGTAGTCGTTCAGAACGGAGCCGGAACGCGCGGTCGTGCGCGACGCGAAGATCGACAGGGTGATGGACGTAATCATGAAGATGACGGCCGCCCAGGTGGTCAGCTTGGTCAAGAAGGTCGCGGCGCCGCGAGGGCCGAAAGCTGTCTGGCTGCCCATGCCGCCGAAGGCAGCGGCGATGTCGGCGCTTTTGCCGCTCTGAAGAAGAACTACCAGGATGACAATCAGACAAACCAGAATGTGAATTGCGGTGATGAGATAAATCATTGCCAGCCGATCGGGCGCAAGATTGCGCTAAATTTCGTATGTATTCCTGAGTTTTTCGGGGAAATTTATGGTGCGGAAGGGGGGATTTGAACCCCCACGCCTTTTGGGCGCCACCCCCTCAAGATGGTGTGTCTGCCAGTTCCACCACTTCCGCAAAGCCCGAACTTCAGGTGCATGAAGATTATAGCAAACGGCAGCTCGGATACCCCGCATGGGAACGGCTTCAGAACGAAAAAGTTGGGGAAAACGGTTATCTAACCAGGAACTCAGTAAATTCGTGAATGCCGGCGAGCAGCGAGGGGTAGAGGACGGCGAAGCTTGCGAGAGCGGTTATTAGCAGTCCGAGGCGGGCTTCCATGGCACGCCGGGGTTTATCGGCGGCAGGAATACGCCACGAGAGCAAGCGTTCGATGCGATTGTGCAGGACCTCGGATGGATCAGCGGCGAAGTTCATGGCGAGATCCGGCGTGGGAATGGTGAGCTTTGATGCCTTCACGATGGCAGAGGCGAGGTCGATGGCTTCGCGCTCACTGCGAACGGCGCTGGTATCAGCTGCGACCTCAACCGAGGCGAGCCATGTGCGCTCGATGGTTGAAGAAGGAATACTGCACAGGCGCAGCAAGAGCTTCTTTATGTTGTCGCGGCGGCGAACGTGCTCGCTTTCGTGCGCAATAGCGAGACGCAATTCCTCGGCAGTGAGAACTTGGGCGGCCCTGGCCGATACGAACAGTTGCGGACGAAGCAATCCGGCAACGACTAGCGGCGGGGAATTGGGGCCGGTGCTGATGACGGGAAGTCCTTCGCAGTGTCGATGAGCAACGGCGTTGCGCTGCCACTCGCGAATCAACGTCGAACTTCGCCAGAGTGAACGTATGGCGCGGATCGTGCCAACGCCGAGCAAGGCGATGGTGACTGAACTGAAGATGAAGAGAGGAGCTCCGAGGCCCTCATCGGCATGCATCGGTTCAAAGGCAAGGAACGCCGGAAGGGTTAACACCGTAACCACGCAAGTGGCGGCAACGAAGGGAGCCAACTGAAGCGCGTACAGTGTCGACGGAGAAAGTGACGAGAGGCGACTGGGCATCCGGCGGGACTGAATTGACCAATATGCTGCCACGAGCAGGCGTGTGCCGAGATACACGATCGCAAACTGCGCCAGTGAGACCATGATGGCTCGCAGCAGGTAAAGGGTCATTCGGAGTGGTCTCCGTCGAGGTCGCGACGCTTGCGGTCGATTTCACGCTGAAGTTCGTCGAGGAGATCGCGGTTCTGTTCGGAAAGGGCATCGACAAGATGCGACATTGTGGCGGAGTCGGGTGAACTGAACATCCTCTGAACAGCGTTGCGCACAATGGCGCTGTTGAATTCGTCACGCGTCTGCGCGGGCGAATAGCGGAACGCGCGTCCTTCGGGAATGCGGTTCAGCAACCCCTTTTTGTGAAGGCGGTCGAGGGTGGTCATTAGGGTGGTATAAGCCCCTGCAACATTGCCGGCTTCCAGCAGTTCCCGAACGGTTGCGGTACCGCGCGTCCAGATCAGATTGAGAAGGCGGTTCTCGAGCGGTCCAAGCCCTGGGGCAGATTGCTTCGAAACTTGATCCTGCGGGCGCTGTTTCATCGTGTTAGCCAACCATGGAGACGTGAAAGCATAGCAAAGACCTCCGCCGCTGTCTTTAGAAAGACAGCCGCGCCGAAAACTGGAACGAGCGTGCAGGCAGTTGTGCCGTGAATCCCGTCGCTGGGGTACCGAAACTTGCGGGCGGCGCAGCACCGTTGCCGTACACCGAGTTGTATCCGACGAAGTTCGGGTGGTTGGTGATGTTGAACGCCTCCGCGCGGAGCTTGAGCTCCAGATTTTCAGTGAAGCGGATGGGGCGCTCGACGAACGGCGATAGTTCGAAAATTGCGTCGCCGCGCCCTGAATTGCGACGAAGCACTGAGCCATCGACGATGGGACGATCGGCGGTTGCGCCCGTGTCACCGCTGTTGTTCGTTCCGGTAGTGATGTTGTAGGGCAGGCCGCTGCCGAGCGTCATCACGCCGCCCAAGTTGAACTTAAAAGGTGTTGCGAACACACCACTCAGGACGAAGCGATGGCGCTGGTCGAAGATGGCGTCGGCGTATTCCTCGGAGTCGGTGAAGTTGGGATCGTTGGGATTCTGGCCCGGAATGTCGGGATCAACGTTATCGAGCGCATGCGACCAGGTGTAGGAAGCGAGCACTTCCAGTCGTGTGCTGAAGCGGTGTTTGAGATTCGCCTGAAGTGCGTTGTAGTTCGCGTAGCCGTTGTTTACGTCGGAGGTGATAACGGAATACGGCGGCTGTGGATTCGTGCCGCAGGTGGTGCCGTGCTCGGCATACCAGAGCCTCCATGTTGGACGGGTGCAGTTGGCCGCGGCAGCGGAGCGGGATTGCCCCTGTGCAGTGCGAAGAAAACTTGTGGGTGGATTCACGTCGAGTGGGCGGTTGATGTGCAAAGTGCGCGAGCCGACGTAATCGACGCTCAGGACCCAGTGCTGCACGAGTTCTCGCTCCACACCCAAGGTCCACTGCTGAGAGTAGGGGTTCAGCAGGGAGTCCTGATAGCCCTTCAGCGCAGAAACGGGGATGAACTGGTTGTAATACGCGGCCATGCCGGGGCGGATGTAGAGCGACCGCACCGGTACGGCAGCACCCGAGGGCAATGATGCGTAGGGGACCACATCGACATTCGACGGAAATCCAACCTGGCCTGCGGTTGCCGTGAAGGTAAAGACGCCTTCGGGAGCTGAGAGTACGTGGTTGGCGGCGAGGTTATCGGGAATAGTTGAGTAGTAGATTCCGTATCCGCCACGAAGGGCGGTTTTGCCGTCGCCGAAGAGGTCAGCGGCGAAGCCCACTCGGGGAGCGAAATTCTTTGTCGCGTCGGTGAAGGTCTGGCGCTCGTAACGCAGACCAGCGTTCAGCGTGAGGCGGTTGGTGACGCGAATGTCGTCCTGCGTGAACAACGACCAGAGAGTGTCGTCTACGGTGTAAACGGCGTTGCCGAA from Terriglobales bacterium encodes the following:
- a CDS encoding BlaI/MecI/CopY family transcriptional regulator, translated to MKQRPQDQVSKQSAPGLGPLENRLLNLIWTRGTATVRELLEAGNVAGAYTTLMTTLDRLHKKGLLNRIPEGRAFRYSPAQTRDEFNSAIVRNAVQRMFSSPDSATMSHLVDALSEQNRDLLDELQREIDRKRRDLDGDHSE
- a CDS encoding CBS domain-containing protein, with amino-acid sequence MRLADTIGSVLAQKGFGAFQTTPEETVYDAVKKMAEHQVGGLVVTSKGKLVGMVTERDYARKVALLGRRSHEVHVRDIMVSPAWYVGPDNTVDECMALMTEKRIRHLPVLQNDTIMGVVSIGDLVKWIISAQDGAIRHLENYVSSSYPG
- the secG gene encoding preprotein translocase subunit SecG: MIYLITAIHILVCLIVILVVLLQSGKSADIAAAFGGMGSQTAFGPRGAATFLTKLTTWAAVIFMITSITLSIFASRTTARSGSVLNDYKGTTQQQTAPTNQPSPNPTTPTPQQK
- a CDS encoding M56 family metallopeptidase, whose product is MTLYLLRAIMVSLAQFAIVYLGTRLLVAAYWSIQSRRMPSRLSSLSPSTLYALQLAPFVAATCVVTVLTLPAFLAFEPMHADEGLGAPLFIFSSVTIALLGVGTIRAIRSLWRSSTLIREWQRNAVAHRHCEGLPVISTGPNSPPLVVAGLLRPQLFVSARAAQVLTAEELRLAIAHESEHVRRRDNIKKLLLRLCSIPSSTIERTWLASVEVAADTSAVRSEREAIDLASAIVKASKLTIPTPDLAMNFAADPSEVLHNRIERLLSWRIPAADKPRRAMEARLGLLITALASFAVLYPSLLAGIHEFTEFLVR
- a CDS encoding CPBP family intramembrane glutamic endopeptidase, with amino-acid sequence MRESSATILFLYWVVVFMPFMAWTSYRRLKAGRTLGPKTERFQISVALLVVTALISLEAASVQSIGISFHPDFIGLLLAVSILIGLIAGIVRGRRRNPAPELRERVRLLYAPATPSEYGWSVVGGISAGIAEEIAYRAVLYELLARWIGYGPSLVLCVVLFVLAHLPQGLRGAIGVGALAILFHIVYVLSGSLLGPILIHAVYDVALFTILYREEHKKILLEPIEQPAGCD
- a CDS encoding polysaccharide deacetylase family protein, producing MGRRFAVLCLLLLLSIPVFSSDKLIALTFDDGPRPYVLFGTKTPSAPGLLDVLDQHKVKATFFVMGWRLTPKTWGDRRYETNIGITCIDAAREMLKRGHQLEDHTYSHVELRSAERKKGLSWVVSDVEQGSKVIQSVTGSPSRYIRPPDWILPDDARRELESRGYKVLTISNLNPLPLRDVNSLDYLCAGRNPKNCPTPSLSQSVLRQIDAREKKGVFTHILAFHELTSTTAAMPELLKALKARGYRFVTVTEYMRAINERSPTHVAMNVRK